One region of Acanthopagrus latus isolate v.2019 chromosome 24, fAcaLat1.1, whole genome shotgun sequence genomic DNA includes:
- the dytn gene encoding dystrotelin isoform X2, producing the protein MELSMDLDSIEGLNEIRPSVYRVAMKLLSLQKLCHMDVVSVRHVTAALVSMGGAKLLQDVWLNRQEVTRTLNRMFHSVLQEVPGHVIVEAPEETCRLIFRLYDRSQPGSVSAGSVSAGSLQTALIALSADTLLVKYRALVNVAENSSGSVSRSGLRSLLQDLSQVPAAVQEEGIFGAVEPAVRSCFNGVLTPTAGEQHVLSWLQSEPHLLLWLPTLYRLSVSRSVSHSVRCHTCKTFPITGLRYRCMKCVNIHVCQSCFLTDRQTRKHKTHHPVLEFCTQVNKHRYHHTGKHTEVPLQLSLCVHQPTWRETLSSLVHSARHAVLPRQYAQREDERRRVLMWAEPGDTQNRAPLPSHPSARLAASTVNHSPSSDRDVSCDALVRSPLCASIALQTDEETQPPQAAALITEVRNLQRDKWLLEQQLQAWRLTVQSEQGILEDRCSEMEVTMETLKEHNLCLQGMLTQALNKMEAQQLANNTPRSADDNTSQSADDNTSQSADDNMPGSADTQREHVTFMSDTDDEEEEEIVQLKTEDECNEEEHQTPSPTMHLDTPPSHVILCEEEEPAGDGLLCHPTGKWNGAEEVGTEVEDTCLSEGEEDCGICSPEELLQKTVDRLKSVRRRGRIFWRLQKKWETRYTTWWRL; encoded by the exons ATGGAGCTCAGCATGGATCTGGACAGCATCG AAGGACTGAATGAAATCCGTCCATCCGTCTACAGAGTCGCCATGAagcttctgtctctgcagaaacTCTGTCACA tggacGTTGTGTCTGTTCGACATGTCACAGCGGCACTTGTATCGATGGGCGGAGCTAAGCTATTGCAGGATGTGTGGctgaacagacaggaagtgacccGAACCCTGAACAGGATGTTCCACAGTGTGTTACAGGAAGTGCCAGGTCATGTGATTGTGGAGGCTCCAGAGGAGACGTGCAGGCTGATCTTCAGACTGTATGACAG GAGTCAGCCTGGTTCTGTATCCGCTGGTTCTGTATCTGCTGGTTCTCTTCAAACAGCTCTCATTGCTCTGTCAGCTGACACTCTGTTGGTAAAATACAGAG CTCTGGTGAATGTTGCAGAGAACAGTTCAGGATCAGTCAGCAGGTCAGGACTCAGATCTTTACTACAGGACCTTAGCCAG GTTCCTGCGGCAGTGCAGGAAGAAGGAATCTTTGGTGCAGTGGAGCCGGCAGTGAGGTCATGCTTTAACGGG GTGTTAACCCCGACAGCAGGTGAACAACATGTGTTGTCATGGCTGCAGAGCGAACCACACCTGTTGCTATGGCTACCCACTCTGTATCGCCTGTCTGTCAGTCGGAGCGTCAGTCACAGCGTTCGCTGTCACACCTGCAAGACCTTCCCCATCACTGGACTCAG gtatCGCTGCATGAAGTGTGTGAACATTCACGTGTGTCAGAGCTGCTTCCTGACGGACCGACAGAcgagaaaacacaaaactcacCATCCAGTGCTTGAGTTCTGCACAcaggtaaacaaacacaggtaccatcacacaggtaaacacacagaggtACCATTACAGTTGTCACTTTGTGTCCATCAGCCCACCTGGAGAGAGACTCTGTCCTCGTTAGTGCACAGCGCTCGTCATGCTGTGTTACCACGGCAATACGCTCAGAGAGAAGATGAAAGGAGGAGGGTCCTGATGTGGGCGGAGCCAGGAGATACTCAGAACAG GGCTCCGCTGCCCTCTCATCCCTCTGCACGATTGGCAGCCTCAACTGTCAATCACAGTCCCTCCTCTGACAGAGATGTTTCCTGTGATGCCTTGGTGCGATCTCCTCTCTGCGCCTCTATAGCTCTGCAGACTGATGAGGAGACGCAGCCTCCGCAG GCGGCGGCTCTGATCACTGAGGTcagaaacctgcagagagacaaatg GTtgttggagcagcagctgcaggcatGGAGGCTcactgtccaatcagagcagggCATCCTGGAAGACAGGTGCTCTGAGATGGAGGTTACCATGGAGACACTGAAAGAACACAACCTCTGTCTGCAGGGCATGctcacacag GCTCTGAACAAGATGGAGGCTCAACAACTCGCCAACAACACCCCACGGAGCGCTGACGACAACACGTCACAGAGCGCTGACGACAACACGTCACAGAGCGCTGACGACAACATGCCAGGAAGcgctgacacacagagagaacacGTCACATTTATGTCTGATacagatgatgaggaagaggaggaaattgTGCAGCTGAAGACAGAAGACGAGTGTAATGAGGAGGAACATCAAACTCCatctcccacaatgcacctggaCACACCTCCATCACATGTCATCCTCTGTGAAGAGGAGGAGCCTGCAGGCGACGGGCTTCTCTGTCATCCAACAGGAAAATGGAatggagcagaggaggtggggaCAGAGGTAGAAGACACCTGCCTGTCTGAAGGAGAAGAGGATTGTGGGATTTGTAgtccagaggagctgctgcagaagacTGTGGACAGACTGAAGTCG GTGAGAAGAAGAGGGCGGATCTTCTGGAGGCTGCAGAAGAAGTGGGAGACTCGATACACCACCTGGTGGAGGCTGTGA
- the dytn gene encoding dystrotelin isoform X1, whose product MELSMDLDSIEGLNEIRPSVYRVAMKLLSLQKLCHMDVVSVRHVTAALVSMGGAKLLQDVWLNRQEVTRTLNRMFHSVLQEVPGHVIVEAPEETCRLIFRLYDRSQPGSVSAGSVSAGSLQTALIALSADTLLVKYRALVNVAENSSGSVSRSGLRSLLQDLSQVPAAVQEEGIFGAVEPAVRSCFNGVLTPTAGEQHVLSWLQSEPHLLLWLPTLYRLSVSRSVSHSVRCHTCKTFPITGLRYRCMKCVNIHVCQSCFLTDRQTRKHKTHHPVLEFCTQVNKHRYHHTGKHTEVPLQLSLCVHQPTWRETLSSLVHSARHAVLPRQYAQREDERRRVLMWAEPGDTQNRAPLPSHPSARLAASTVNHSPSSDRDVSCDALVRSPLCASIALQTDEETQPPQAAALITEVRNLQRDKWLLEQQLQAWRLTVQSEQGILEDRCSEMEVTMETLKEHNLCLQGMLTQALNKMEAQQLANNTPRSADDNTSQSADDNTSQSADDNMPGSADTQREHVTFMSDTDDEEEEEIVQLKTEDECNEEEHQTPSPTMHLDTPPSHVILCEEEEPAGDGLLCHPTGKWNGAEEVGTEVEDTCLSEGEEDCGICSPEELLQKTVDRLKSVIETDRWKERQTCEKKRADLLEAAEEVGDSIHHLVEAVRANDNTH is encoded by the exons ATGGAGCTCAGCATGGATCTGGACAGCATCG AAGGACTGAATGAAATCCGTCCATCCGTCTACAGAGTCGCCATGAagcttctgtctctgcagaaacTCTGTCACA tggacGTTGTGTCTGTTCGACATGTCACAGCGGCACTTGTATCGATGGGCGGAGCTAAGCTATTGCAGGATGTGTGGctgaacagacaggaagtgacccGAACCCTGAACAGGATGTTCCACAGTGTGTTACAGGAAGTGCCAGGTCATGTGATTGTGGAGGCTCCAGAGGAGACGTGCAGGCTGATCTTCAGACTGTATGACAG GAGTCAGCCTGGTTCTGTATCCGCTGGTTCTGTATCTGCTGGTTCTCTTCAAACAGCTCTCATTGCTCTGTCAGCTGACACTCTGTTGGTAAAATACAGAG CTCTGGTGAATGTTGCAGAGAACAGTTCAGGATCAGTCAGCAGGTCAGGACTCAGATCTTTACTACAGGACCTTAGCCAG GTTCCTGCGGCAGTGCAGGAAGAAGGAATCTTTGGTGCAGTGGAGCCGGCAGTGAGGTCATGCTTTAACGGG GTGTTAACCCCGACAGCAGGTGAACAACATGTGTTGTCATGGCTGCAGAGCGAACCACACCTGTTGCTATGGCTACCCACTCTGTATCGCCTGTCTGTCAGTCGGAGCGTCAGTCACAGCGTTCGCTGTCACACCTGCAAGACCTTCCCCATCACTGGACTCAG gtatCGCTGCATGAAGTGTGTGAACATTCACGTGTGTCAGAGCTGCTTCCTGACGGACCGACAGAcgagaaaacacaaaactcacCATCCAGTGCTTGAGTTCTGCACAcaggtaaacaaacacaggtaccatcacacaggtaaacacacagaggtACCATTACAGTTGTCACTTTGTGTCCATCAGCCCACCTGGAGAGAGACTCTGTCCTCGTTAGTGCACAGCGCTCGTCATGCTGTGTTACCACGGCAATACGCTCAGAGAGAAGATGAAAGGAGGAGGGTCCTGATGTGGGCGGAGCCAGGAGATACTCAGAACAG GGCTCCGCTGCCCTCTCATCCCTCTGCACGATTGGCAGCCTCAACTGTCAATCACAGTCCCTCCTCTGACAGAGATGTTTCCTGTGATGCCTTGGTGCGATCTCCTCTCTGCGCCTCTATAGCTCTGCAGACTGATGAGGAGACGCAGCCTCCGCAG GCGGCGGCTCTGATCACTGAGGTcagaaacctgcagagagacaaatg GTtgttggagcagcagctgcaggcatGGAGGCTcactgtccaatcagagcagggCATCCTGGAAGACAGGTGCTCTGAGATGGAGGTTACCATGGAGACACTGAAAGAACACAACCTCTGTCTGCAGGGCATGctcacacag GCTCTGAACAAGATGGAGGCTCAACAACTCGCCAACAACACCCCACGGAGCGCTGACGACAACACGTCACAGAGCGCTGACGACAACACGTCACAGAGCGCTGACGACAACATGCCAGGAAGcgctgacacacagagagaacacGTCACATTTATGTCTGATacagatgatgaggaagaggaggaaattgTGCAGCTGAAGACAGAAGACGAGTGTAATGAGGAGGAACATCAAACTCCatctcccacaatgcacctggaCACACCTCCATCACATGTCATCCTCTGTGAAGAGGAGGAGCCTGCAGGCGACGGGCTTCTCTGTCATCCAACAGGAAAATGGAatggagcagaggaggtggggaCAGAGGTAGAAGACACCTGCCTGTCTGAAGGAGAAGAGGATTGTGGGATTTGTAgtccagaggagctgctgcagaagacTGTGGACAGACTGAAGTCGGtaatagagacagacaggtggaaagaaagacagacat GTGAGAAGAAGAGGGCGGATCTTCTGGAGGCTGCAGAAGAAGTGGGAGACTCGATACACCACCTGGTGGAGGCTGTGAGAGCAAACgataacacacactga
- the dytn gene encoding dystrotelin isoform X3 has product MELSMDLDSIEGLNEIRPSVYRVAMKLLSLQKLCHMDVVSVRHVTAALVSMGGAKLLQDVWLNRQEVTRTLNRMFHSVLQEVPGHVIVEAPEETCRLIFRLYDRSQPGSVSAGSVSAGSLQTALIALSADTLLVKYRALVNVAENSSGSVSRSGLRSLLQDLSQVPAAVQEEGIFGAVEPAVRSCFNGVLTPTAGEQHVLSWLQSEPHLLLWLPTLYRLSVSRSVSHSVRCHTCKTFPITGLRYRCMKCVNIHVCQSCFLTDRQTRKHKTHHPVLEFCTQPTWRETLSSLVHSARHAVLPRQYAQREDERRRVLMWAEPGDTQNRAPLPSHPSARLAASTVNHSPSSDRDVSCDALVRSPLCASIALQTDEETQPPQAAALITEVRNLQRDKWLLEQQLQAWRLTVQSEQGILEDRCSEMEVTMETLKEHNLCLQGMLTQALNKMEAQQLANNTPRSADDNTSQSADDNTSQSADDNMPGSADTQREHVTFMSDTDDEEEEEIVQLKTEDECNEEEHQTPSPTMHLDTPPSHVILCEEEEPAGDGLLCHPTGKWNGAEEVGTEVEDTCLSEGEEDCGICSPEELLQKTVDRLKSVIETDRWKERQTCEKKRADLLEAAEEVGDSIHHLVEAVRANDNTH; this is encoded by the exons ATGGAGCTCAGCATGGATCTGGACAGCATCG AAGGACTGAATGAAATCCGTCCATCCGTCTACAGAGTCGCCATGAagcttctgtctctgcagaaacTCTGTCACA tggacGTTGTGTCTGTTCGACATGTCACAGCGGCACTTGTATCGATGGGCGGAGCTAAGCTATTGCAGGATGTGTGGctgaacagacaggaagtgacccGAACCCTGAACAGGATGTTCCACAGTGTGTTACAGGAAGTGCCAGGTCATGTGATTGTGGAGGCTCCAGAGGAGACGTGCAGGCTGATCTTCAGACTGTATGACAG GAGTCAGCCTGGTTCTGTATCCGCTGGTTCTGTATCTGCTGGTTCTCTTCAAACAGCTCTCATTGCTCTGTCAGCTGACACTCTGTTGGTAAAATACAGAG CTCTGGTGAATGTTGCAGAGAACAGTTCAGGATCAGTCAGCAGGTCAGGACTCAGATCTTTACTACAGGACCTTAGCCAG GTTCCTGCGGCAGTGCAGGAAGAAGGAATCTTTGGTGCAGTGGAGCCGGCAGTGAGGTCATGCTTTAACGGG GTGTTAACCCCGACAGCAGGTGAACAACATGTGTTGTCATGGCTGCAGAGCGAACCACACCTGTTGCTATGGCTACCCACTCTGTATCGCCTGTCTGTCAGTCGGAGCGTCAGTCACAGCGTTCGCTGTCACACCTGCAAGACCTTCCCCATCACTGGACTCAG gtatCGCTGCATGAAGTGTGTGAACATTCACGTGTGTCAGAGCTGCTTCCTGACGGACCGACAGAcgagaaaacacaaaactcacCATCCAGTGCTTGAGTTCTGCACAcag CCCACCTGGAGAGAGACTCTGTCCTCGTTAGTGCACAGCGCTCGTCATGCTGTGTTACCACGGCAATACGCTCAGAGAGAAGATGAAAGGAGGAGGGTCCTGATGTGGGCGGAGCCAGGAGATACTCAGAACAG GGCTCCGCTGCCCTCTCATCCCTCTGCACGATTGGCAGCCTCAACTGTCAATCACAGTCCCTCCTCTGACAGAGATGTTTCCTGTGATGCCTTGGTGCGATCTCCTCTCTGCGCCTCTATAGCTCTGCAGACTGATGAGGAGACGCAGCCTCCGCAG GCGGCGGCTCTGATCACTGAGGTcagaaacctgcagagagacaaatg GTtgttggagcagcagctgcaggcatGGAGGCTcactgtccaatcagagcagggCATCCTGGAAGACAGGTGCTCTGAGATGGAGGTTACCATGGAGACACTGAAAGAACACAACCTCTGTCTGCAGGGCATGctcacacag GCTCTGAACAAGATGGAGGCTCAACAACTCGCCAACAACACCCCACGGAGCGCTGACGACAACACGTCACAGAGCGCTGACGACAACACGTCACAGAGCGCTGACGACAACATGCCAGGAAGcgctgacacacagagagaacacGTCACATTTATGTCTGATacagatgatgaggaagaggaggaaattgTGCAGCTGAAGACAGAAGACGAGTGTAATGAGGAGGAACATCAAACTCCatctcccacaatgcacctggaCACACCTCCATCACATGTCATCCTCTGTGAAGAGGAGGAGCCTGCAGGCGACGGGCTTCTCTGTCATCCAACAGGAAAATGGAatggagcagaggaggtggggaCAGAGGTAGAAGACACCTGCCTGTCTGAAGGAGAAGAGGATTGTGGGATTTGTAgtccagaggagctgctgcagaagacTGTGGACAGACTGAAGTCGGtaatagagacagacaggtggaaagaaagacagacat GTGAGAAGAAGAGGGCGGATCTTCTGGAGGCTGCAGAAGAAGTGGGAGACTCGATACACCACCTGGTGGAGGCTGTGAGAGCAAACgataacacacactga